GCCGAGCACTCCCGCACGGCCCAGGGCCGCGACCAGATCGCGCAGGCCGTCCGGAACCTGCCCGCCTTCGCCAGCGCCGGGGACGCCCTGAGCGGCCCTGAGGGCGCCAGCACGCTGGAGAGTGCCGGCAAGCTGCTCGCGCCCGCGTTGCTGGGCGAGCGCGCCAGCGGCCTCGCCGCGCAGGTGGCGGGCGGGCTGGACACGGGCCGGGTCGAGCGGCTGCTGCACCTCGCCCTGCCGCTGCTGCTGAGCGTTCTGGGCCAGCGTGGCCTGCGGGACGGCGATGTGGCGGCCCTGCTTCCCGGCCCGGCAGGCAAGGGGGAGAGCGCCGCCCCGGCCCGGGTGGTGCTGAGCGCCTCCCCGGCGGCCGTCAGTGCGGCACCGGGAACCGGGACGGTCCCAGCCGCCCCCGACGACGCCGGTCCGGCGGGGCTGCTCGACTCCCTGCGCGGGCCGTTCGGCGGCGCGGTGGCCGAGCGCCTCGGCACCGCTGCCGGGTTCAGCGGCGGCGCGGCGGTGCGGGCCACCGGGGCCGCCCTGCCGGTGCTGCTGGCGGCCCTGGCCCGCAAGGGGGGCAGTGAGGCGGGCGCCGCCGACCTCCTCGCCCGCAGCCAGGGCGCCGGGGCCTGGATCAGCGCCGATGGCCGCCTGGACGCCAGCCGCCTGTCCGACCCCGCCGAGGTCGCCCGGCTCGAGGGGCAGGGCCGCCCGCTGCTGGGCACCCTCTTCGGCAATGTGGACGAGGTGACCGGGCGCCTGGGGTCCGCCATCGGCGGCTCGGGCACCAGCGCGGGCCGGCTGCTGGCGCTGCTCGCCCCGCTGGTGCTGGGCCTGCTCGGCCAACGCGCGGCGGCGACTGGGCTGAAGCCGGCGGGTCTCGCCGGGCTGCTGGCGGGCCTGCCGGGCGGCCTCGCCGCAATCCTGCCTGCCGGGATGCCGGGCCTGGGCGCCCTGCTCGACCGGGTGGGCCGCGAGCCGGTGGCGGTGGCGACCGCCGCGCCCCAGGTGAGAACGGTTCCGGCTCCGCGTCCAGCGGCGCCTCCGGCCGCCTCGCCGGTGCCTGCCGCCCCCCGTGAGGCGCCCGCCCGCCGCCGGGGTCTGGCCTGGTGGCTCCTTCCGCTGTTGCTGCTGCTGGGTCTGGGCGGCTGCTGGCTGCTGCAATCCCGCCCGGAAACGGCCCCGGCGGCGACCGGGGCGGCCGACGGGGCGACCCCGGCCCCGAACGCGAACGGCATCACTGTGACGACCCCGGCCTCGGGGGCCAGCCTGCCCGCCGCGCCCCTCACGCTGAGCGGGACGGCCCCGGCAGGCGAGACGTTGACGGTCTCGGAAGGCGGCGAGCCGCTCGCCACCGTCACCGTTCAGCAAGACGGGCGCTGGTCTGCCGAGCTGCCCGCCCCGGCACCCGGCCCGCACACCTACACCGTCAGCGCCAGTGGAGGCGCCAACCGCGACCTCACGCTGGACGTGGCCGGAGCCGGGGCGAGGACCCCGGACGGGAGCGGGGCCGCAGATGCAGCGGCTCCTGCCGACGAGGCGGGCGCGGGCGCCGTTGCCGGGGCCACCGGAGCCTTCGCCATCGCCGAGCCTGCGCCGAACGCGCAGCTGCCCGCCGGGGGCTTCACCCTGCGCGGGACAGGCACCCCCGGCCAGACGGTGCAGCTGCTGGAGGACGGCACCAGCCTGGGCAGCCTGACCATCAATGAGGACGGCACCTGGAGCCAGGACGTGCCCAGCCCCGAGGCTGGAGAGCACACCTACAGCGTACAGGCCGGGGACGGCACCGAACTGGGCCGCGTCACCGCCACGGTGGCTGCCGCCGCCGCCCGCACCGACAGTTGCCGGGACGACTACACCCTCAGCATCTCCGACGGGCAGACGGTCGGCCAGCCTTTCCGCTTCGGCGGCGTAGGCCAGGGCGAGGGCTACCGCGTGACCGTCAAGCGCGGCGACCGCGTGGTGGGCACCCGGTCCGTGCCCCTCGACAACACCTGCGGCTGGAGCTACCAAAGCCGCCCCGGCGCCGGCAAGCTGACCTACGAGGTCCGTCCGCTGG
Above is a genomic segment from Deinococcus budaensis containing:
- a CDS encoding DUF937 domain-containing protein; its protein translation is MNLADLMNSSFGAADAARLGQAVGLEAADATRVLHAALPSQLAALAEHSRTAQGRDQIAQAVRNLPAFASAGDALSGPEGASTLESAGKLLAPALLGERASGLAAQVAGGLDTGRVERLLHLALPLLLSVLGQRGLRDGDVAALLPGPAGKGESAAPARVVLSASPAAVSAAPGTGTVPAAPDDAGPAGLLDSLRGPFGGAVAERLGTAAGFSGGAAVRATGAALPVLLAALARKGGSEAGAADLLARSQGAGAWISADGRLDASRLSDPAEVARLEGQGRPLLGTLFGNVDEVTGRLGSAIGGSGTSAGRLLALLAPLVLGLLGQRAAATGLKPAGLAGLLAGLPGGLAAILPAGMPGLGALLDRVGREPVAVATAAPQVRTVPAPRPAAPPAASPVPAAPREAPARRRGLAWWLLPLLLLLGLGGCWLLQSRPETAPAATGAADGATPAPNANGITVTTPASGASLPAAPLTLSGTAPAGETLTVSEGGEPLATVTVQQDGRWSAELPAPAPGPHTYTVSASGGANRDLTLDVAGAGARTPDGSGAADAAAPADEAGAGAVAGATGAFAIAEPAPNAQLPAGGFTLRGTGTPGQTVQLLEDGTSLGSLTINEDGTWSQDVPSPEAGEHTYSVQAGDGTELGRVTATVAAAAARTDSCRDDYTLSISDGQTVGQPFRFGGVGQGEGYRVTVKRGDRVVGTRSVPLDNTCGWSYQSRPGAGKLTYEVRPLGDAAAEPLSVVTLTVTN